In Juglans microcarpa x Juglans regia isolate MS1-56 chromosome 8D, Jm3101_v1.0, whole genome shotgun sequence, the following are encoded in one genomic region:
- the LOC121243154 gene encoding gamma-glutamyl peptidase 5-like, producing the protein MNDGGEKRYALLLAVKDSEYVKKVYGGYFNVFIAAFGEGERWDLYRVVEGEFPDMNELQNYDGFVVSGSPSDAYANDYWILKLCLLLQTLNAMEKKVLGICFGHQVLCRALGGKVGRAYTGWDVGLRKVSIVKDLAPACCFHDDELGEIPTCLSIIECHQDEVFEVPLGAEVIAFSDKTGVEMFTIGDHVLGMQGHPEYTKDILQNLIDRLVDMDAFERGFADKARLGLQTAEPDRRCLERICKNFLKG; encoded by the exons ATGAACGATGGAGGAGAGAAAAGATATGCTCTTCTTTTGGCAGTAAAGGATTCTGAGTACGTGAAGAAAGTATATGGTGGATACTTCAATGTGTTTATTGCAGCTTTTGGGGAAGGAGAGAGGTGGGACTTGTACAGGGTTGTAGAGGGGGAGTTTCCTGACATGAATGAGCTCCAAAACTACGATGGTTTTGTGGTTAGTGGCAGCCCTAGTGATGCGTATGCAAATGATTACTGGATTCTCAAGCTCTGCTTGCTCTTGCAAACTTTGAATGCCATGGAGAAAAAGGTCCTTGGGATTTGCTTTGGTCACCAG GTATTGTGCAGAGCGCTGGGTGGAAAGGTGGGTAGAGCCTATACAGGGTGGGATGTGGGGCTGAGGAAGGTTAGCATAGTGAAGGATTTGGCCCCTGCATGCTGCTTCCATGATGATGAATTGGGTGAAATCCCAACTTGCCTTTCCATTATAGAGTGCCACCAGGATGAGGTTTTTGAGGTCCCTTTAGGAGCTGAAGTGATTGCATTCTCAGACAAAACAGGTGTGGAGATGTTCACCATTGGAGACCATGTTTTAGGCATGCAAGGCCATCCTGAGTACACCAAGGACATCCTTCAAAATCTCATCGATCGCCTTGTCGATATGGATGCTTTTGAG AGAGGTTTCGCCGACAAAGCAAGGCTTGGATTGCAGACAGCTGAACCGGATAGGAGGTGTTTGGAAAGGATTTGCAAGAACTTTCTCAAGGGATGA